The nucleotide window TGACCGTTCCACGGCCGATGATTACTCCGCGACCGACGGCCGCTCCACGGCCGACACCACTCCGACCACCGACCGATCGACCGGCGAAACGCGCCACGAGGGTGGTGCCGGTGAGACGATCGGCCGGAGCCTCGACTCGGCGCGCGACACGCTCGCCCAGTCCGGCCCGCGATCACAGCTCACCTTCGTCATCGGGCTGTTCGGCATCGTCGGTGCCGGCTTCGGTCTGCTGGGCGTCATCGTCCTCGAACTGCTCGCCGGCGGCAGCGGTGGCGGGTTCGGCGGGGCGATCGTCGCCGCCCTGTTTCTGATCTCGGTGCTGATCGTCGTGTTGCTGACCGGTCCCGTCATGGCCGTCCTCTCCGGGCTCCGCATCGCCGAACGGTTGGACGAGGCGCGAGCGACCTATCTCACGAGCTTCATCGCCACCGCGGTCGGCTACATCGTGATGGTGCTCATCGCTGCCGTCCTTATCGGTCTCGTCGCCGGCGGTGGCGGCGGTGGTGCCGAAGCCACCGCGACCGGGGGCACGACCACGAACCCCTTCGACATCGCCGGTCTCATCGTCCCGCTGGTCGCTCTCGCCATCCCGGTCGGTCTCACCGGCTTGGCGTCGGCGTTCCTCACGCGCTGGAACGCCACTCGGTGAAACGAAGCCGTCCTCTCACTCTCGATCGCTGATTCGCTAGCCGTCGCCGTACTGACCTCGTGCCGGCGGTTCCCTCACTCGTCGAGCGCCGCACGCGCGTCGGCAAGCGTGAACCGCCCCTCGTAGAGCGCGCTGCCGACGACGACCGCGTCCGCACCCGCCCCGCGGAGCGTCCGGATGTCGTCGATCGTGCCGACACCGCCGCTGGCGACGACCGGAATCGAGACCGCTTCCGCGATCCGACGGACGCGCTCGGCTTCGACACCCTCCAGCCGACCCTCGACATCGACGTCGGTGAACAGGATCCCGCCCGCCCCCCGCTCCGCGTACTCGACGGCTGCCTCGGCGGGATCCATTCCCGTACCCTCGGTCCAGCCGGCGACGACGACCTCCCCGCCGCTGGCGTCGAGGCTGACGAGCACCCGCCCGGGGTGGGTCTCGTTGATCTCGTCGACGAGATCGGGATTCTCGACGGCTGCGGTCCCCAGAATGACGCGCTCGACGCCGCTGTCGAGCAGCGAACGGGCGTCGGCGGCGGTGCGGATCCCGCCACCGAGCTGCACGGGGACGTCGACCGCTTCGACGATGCGCTCGATCGCCCGCGCGTTCTCGCGTTCGCCCTCGAACGCGCCGTCGAGATCGACGAGATGGAGCGTGCGCGCGCCCGCCGCGACCCAGCGCTCGGCCGCTTCGACCGGATCGCCGTACGCCGTTTCGCTCCCGCGCTCGCCGCCGACGAGCTGGACGACCTGCCCGTCCTGCACGTCGACGGCCGGGATCACCTCGAAACCCTCGAACATGGGGGCTCTCCGCGAGCACCGGCCTAAATCCGTCGGAAATCGTCGTCGATAACTTACGAACTGGTTTCTCGTGGGCGAGAAAGAACTATCCGTTCGGCGTCGTATGTGGGAGCATGACACTCTCGGTTCTCTTCGTCGTCGGCCTCGGCGTCGCGGTGTTCGTCGGCTTCAACGTCGGCGGCTCGAACATCGGCGTCGCCTTCGGGCCAGCCGCCGGCGCGAGCGCGGTCTCGAAGACCGGTGCGGCGGCGCTGATGACGCTCTCTTTCTTTCTCGGCGGCTGGACGGTCGGGCGCGGCGTCGTCCGAACGATGGGCGGGCGGATCGTCCCGTCGAGCCACTTCACCCCCGAGACGAGCGTCGTCGTGCTCTTCTTCATCGGGTTCGCGCTGTTTCTCGCCAACGTCGTCGGCGTGCCCGCCTCGACGTCGATGACCGGCGTCGGCTCGATCGCGGGTCTCGGGCTGGCGAGCGAGGCGCTCGACTGGGCGACGATGACCGAAATTCTGACCTGGTGGCTCGTCTCGCCGATCGTCGCCTTCTGGGTCAGCGCCGTCGTCGGCCGATATTTCTACTCACGGCTCGCCAGCGCGCTCGCGATCAACCAGACCGAGGGTTCGCTGTTCGCACTCGATCGTCGGGGGCTGCTGCCACGGCCACGCCTCGGGGCGAACACCACCCGTCGCGAGGCCGTCGGGACGCTGTTGGTGATCGTCGTGGCCTGCTACACGGCGTTTAGCGCGGGCACGTCGAACGCCGCCAACGCGATCGCGCCGCTGGTCGGCGCGGGCACGCTCGCGATAGAGCCCGGACTGTTGCTCGTCGGCGTCGCGGTCGGGCTCGGCGCGTTCACGATCGGGCGGCGAACGATCGCGACGATGGGAGAGGGGCTCACCGAGATGCCGCTGCTCGCGGCGCTCGTAGTCGCGGTCGTGAGTTCGACGCTCGTCACGATTCTCTCGTGGTTCGACATCCCTGTCAGCGTCGTCATCATCGCCACGATGTCGATCGTCGGGCTCGGCTGGGGTCGGGCGACCCGGACCGTCGGCGAGCGCACCGACCCGCTGGCGACGGGCGGGACGTCGGTCAGCGAGGCCGTGGTGGCCGACGAAGACCTGCGTGATCCGGGGGCGACCGACGAGGCGGCGGAGCTGTTCGAACCGGCGACGACGGCGAAAGTCATCGCCCTCCAGAACCTGGTTCCCGCGATCTCGACGATCGCTGCCTACCTCGTTTTCCGGTTTCTCACGGTCTTTTGATCGATTCTGTGATCCGAACAACAACACCTAACAAGCCGGGGGGTCAACGGCGGATGATGCCCACCGTAGAATACGTCAACTACGAAGTGTTCGACGATCAGGGATGGGAGATCGAGGACGAGGACCTCTTCGAGAAGGCCGCGGACGCCGGTCTCGGCGAAGAGGATTACGGCACGATCGACGTCAACGAGTCGGAGTACATCCTCGAAGCCGCCGAGGCGCAGGGGTACGACTGGCCGTTCTCGTGTCGAGCGGGCGCGTGTGCGAACTGCGCCGCTATCGTCAAAGAGGGCGAGATCGACATGGATATGCAGCAGATCCTCTCCAACGAGGAGGTCGAGGACCGTAACGTGCGTCTGACCTGCATCGGCAGCCCGGCTGCCGACGAGGTCAAGATCGTCTACAACGCCAAACACCTCGACTACCTGCAGAACCGCGTCATATAACGCCCCACTTTTCACACGGGGGACTCGCTCGCGCCTCGCGGCGTCTGCTCGCGGGCCGTAGGCCCGCTCGCACGGATCGAGGCGGCTCTGCCGCCTCGCGGCGCTCGAACCCCGTGGAAACCCTATCCTCGTGCGTCGACAGTGAACGACGGCTCAGAAGCGCTCCGCTCTTCCGATGGCCTAACTCCCACCCGCTTGGCCGTTGGCCTGCTTGCTACCGCTGCTTTCGCTCACCGCCACCGCACAGCACCGCAGCCACCCCGCCATCGCCGCCACCCCGGTCGCTGCCGACGATCCACCGAACAGTTTTGTGACTGCGTGGTGAGTGATGGATATGACACGAACGGCCGTCATCGCGGGCGTCGGTCCCGGATTGGGTGCGTCGATCGCCCGGAAGTTCGTCGCGGAAGGCTGTGCGGTCGGTCTGTTCGCGCGCTCGGCGGCGTTCATCGAGGAGCTCGCCGACGAACTGAACGAGAACGGCGAGGCGCTTGCGGTCCAAACGGACATCACCGATGCGGAGCAGGTCGCGGCGGGGTTCGCAGAGGTCCGCGAGGCGTTCGGTGCTGTCGACGTACTCGTCAACCACGCGAGCGGCGGTGCGTGGAAGGGACTGCTGGATCTCTCGGACGAGGAGTTCGAGCAAGCCCTCGCGGTCGGCCCGCAGGGGAGTTTCCACTGCTCGCAAGAGGCCGTTTCCGACATGCTCGACAACGACGGCGGGACGGTGATCTTCACCGGTGCGACCTCATCGGTCCGGGGCAACGAGAGTGCGCTCGCCTTCTCGGCCGGGAAGTTCGCCGTCCGCGGGATGGCCGAGTCGATGGCTCGCGATCTCGGCCCGCAGGGGATTCACGTCGCCCACGTCATCATCGACGGCGGCATTCGCCCGCCCGATCGGGACATCGAAAACCCCGATGACTATCTCGATCCCGACGCCATCGCCACGAACTACTGGCAGCTCGTCGAACAGGACGAGAGCGCCTGGACGCTCGAATTCGATCTCCGCCCGCACACGGAAACGTTCTGATTACGCCTCGAAGCCGTCCTCGAACCGGAAGGTGCCGTCGCGCTGGACGACCTCGCCATCGACTTCGATCCGCGAGTCATCGCTCATGTCGACGATCATGTCGACGTGCTGTGCGCTCTGGTTCTGTTCGTTGCCCTCGCCGACGTTGTCGTCGTAGGCACGGCCGACGGCCATATGCACTGTGTCGCCCATCTTCTCGTCGAACAGCATGTTGTAGCTGAAGTGATCGATGTCGCGGTTCATCCCGATGCCCAGCTCGCCGAGGCGGCGTGCGCCCGCGTCGGTGTCGAGGATCGTCGTCAGGAGATCCTCGTTTTTCTCGGCCTCGTGGGAGATGACCTCACCCTCCTCGAAGGTGAGTCGCACGTCGGTGATCTCGCGACCACGGCGGTAGACGGGTTTGTCGAAGTGGACCTCGCCCGAGACGGAGTCAGGGATGGGGGCGGTGAACACCTCTCCGCCGGGCAGGTTGTGGCTGTCGGTGTCGTTGATCGCGTTGTTGCCCGCGATCGACATCGTGACGTCGGTCGTTTCGCCCGAGACGATCCGGACCTCCTCAGCGTCGTCGAGGATTTCGACCAACTGGGCCTGGAACTCGGCCTGTTCATCCCAGTCCTTCAGGATGGCGTCGTAGACGAAGTTCTCGTAGGCTTCGATGCTCATCTCGGCGAGCTGTGCGTTCGCCGTCGTGGGATGCTGGGTGAGCGTCCAGCGGTGGCCGAGGCGCTCTTCGAGGATCGGGCCGTGGGCCTTCTCGTAGGCCGAGTTCACGTCCGGATCGACGTCGCCGAGCTCGGTGACGTTCTCGTGGCCGCGGATGATCGCGTGGCAGTCGGCGGCCTCGACGAGCGCGCGCTGGTGGGCGGGCGTCTCGAACTCCACGCCACTCTCGTCGGCGGCGTTGAGATAGGCCCGCATCGCCCGGCCGCTGCGATTGGTCCGGATCGCGAGCGGGTGGGCACCGCGCTCGCCGGCGACCTCGTAGAGGGCGGTCACGAGGTCGTCGGCCGGCGGCTCGGACTTGATGAGGAACTCGTCGCCGGCCGCGAGATCGACGGCATCGGCGATCAGCTGTGCGTGCTCGCGGACTCGTGGGTCCATGTCTCGTCGAGCCGTGGACGCTCCAAACCAGTTTCGGAACCCGACGTCCACCGGCCCGCTTTAGTCCGTGCCGCACGTGTGCCGTGCATGACCGAGTTCAGCCCCGAGCAGTTCGAGGACAAGTACGCGAACTACTTCCCCGAGCTCCAGACCGCCTACCGCAACGCCTTCGAGTCGATGAGCGAGCGCTACGACTCCGAACTGATCCACGCCATCGACCAGCAGGTGCTCAACGAGAGCGAGCCGTTCTACGAGGAAGACGATGGTTTTCGCATCGAACTTCCCGAAAACCCCTACGATCGGCTCACGGCCATCGTCGTCGACGAGGAGAAATTCGAGGGCGTGCTCGCGGCCTACGTCGAGACGCTCGAAGCCGAACTTCGGGACGTCTTCGATCTCGATGCCGGGAGTCCAAAGGTCTAAGAAGCGTGCGAGCGTACCCACGAACATGAGCACCGAGAGTCAGAGCAGCGATGACGACCTGCGCGAGGAGATCTCGAACTTCCTCCGTCGGAACTTCCCGCAGATCCAGATGCACGGCGGCAGCGCGGCGATCCAGGAACTCGACCGCGAGTCGGGCGAAGTGACCGTCTCGCTCGGCGGTGCCTGCTCGGGCTGTGGTATCTCGCCGATGACGATCCAGGCGATCAAGAGCCGGATGGTCAAGGAGATCCCCGAGATCAACCAGGTCCACGCCAACACCGGGATGGGCGGCGGTGGCATGGGCGACGGCGGCTTCGGTGGCGGCGGCATGAGCCCCTCGTTCCCCGGCGAGACGACCGACGACGACGAAGGCCCAGAGGCCCCCTTCTAAGCCACTCCGCGGTTCCGACACACAGCCAGCGAAACGATCGACGATTTTTCGATCGGTTCTTTCCCTCCCAGTGACAACTCTCGCCACCGAGCGCCGCGTCAGTCGTCCGCGCCCCCGCCCTTCGGTTCGATATCGAGCCCGAACTCCGCGGCCTGCGTGCGCCAGAACTCCTCGTAGGCCTCCTCGGTCTCGTCGACGGTGCTCCGGCCGTCGTCGACGCGGTCGAGTTTCAGATCGACCTCTTCGAGCAGTCGGTCGCCGATGTCGCCGCTAATGACGCCGTTCTGGATCGCGTCCTGCACGGCGCTCTTCTCGCGCTGGAGCAGGCGGCGCTCGCCGATGAGCAGCTCCTCGCGCCGGAGGTCGGGGTTCTCGCGCATGAGCTGTGAGATGGCCTCGCGGAGGTCGTCGCGTTCCTCCTCGTACTCGGTGGTAAAATCCTCGTAGACGTCGGCCGGGATGTCGCCGCGGCTGTGGAGGCGGTCGGCGGCGTCGAGGGCGGCGTCGGTGGCGCGCTCGCGCCCGCTGAGCAGTTCGTAGAGCTGCTGGTCGGCCGAGCGCGTGACGATGCCCAGCCCGTTGAGTAGCCGTGGCATCGTCAGCCCCTGGACGACGAGGCTGAAGGCGGCGACACCGAAGACCATCGCCCGGAGCTGGGTGCCGAGCTCGAAGCCCGGCGGGAGTCCGAGTACGAGCGCGATCGGGATCGAGCCGTGCAGCCCACCCCAGACCATGACGTGCTGGTAGTCGAAGGGCACCTCGGTGCTCGAAAACCGGTTGACGAGCCCGGTGAGCGGGTAGACCACCACCGCACGCGCGAGGATGACGAGCACGATCGCGATCGCGATCGGGACGGCGAACTCGCCCAGCCGGCGGATCGGCGTCGTCGCGCCGATGGCGACGAAGATGAAGGTGTTGACGATGAACGCGGCCGTTTCGAGCGTGTTGAAGATCGAGAGTTTCGTCTGCGGGCTCATCGCGTACTCGACGCCGCGGTTGCCGATGAACAGCCCCGCGACGACGGTGGCGATTACGCCCGAGACGTGGAGGTAGTGTTCGGCCAGCAGGAAACTCCCGTAGGTGAGGATCAGCGTGAGGACGATCTCGGTCATGTGCTCGTCGAGGTTGACCATTACGCGATAGACCGCGTAGCCCGCGAGCAGACCGACGACCATCCCGCCGAAGCTCGTCACGAGGATGTCCAACCCCGTCGAGCCGATCTCGCGCAGCGTGAGCAGCTCCGAGATGGGCGTGCCGGTCCGCCTGGCCTCCTGGACGAGCGCCAGCAGCGCCGTGAAGACGACGACGCCGACGCCGTCGTTGAGCAGGCTCTCACCCTCGACGAGCGTCGAGAGCCGTTCGGGCGCGCCGAGCTCGTCGAATAGCGCGAGCACGCTCACTGGGTCCGTCGGGAGGATCATCGCGGCGAACAGCAGCGAAACCAGCAGCGGAAAACCGAAAGCGAACTGGCCCACGAGCCCGAGCACGAGCACGGCGAGTATCAGGCCGGGGACTGCGAGGACGAGGATCGTCACGAGGTTGTTGCGGAACGATTCGAGGTCGGTCGTCGCCGCGCCCTCGAACAGCAGCGGCGGCAGGAGCACCAGCAGGATCAGATCGTGCGAGAGCTGGATGTCGAACAGCTGGATGCCGGTGAGTGCCTGGATGATCGAGATCCCGAAGCCGGCGAGGAGGAGCGCGATCGTATAGGGGAAACGACCGATCTTGGCGACGAAGACCCCGACGCCCGCGGCGATCATGAAGACGACGAGGAGATTGACTTCGGTCGCCGCGACCGTCTGGGCCAGCATGTGGCGGGGTATTCGGCACGATCGGTTAAGCGCCTCGCCTGCGGCGGAGACGACCGGTGGACTGCCGAGCAACGGCGAACCGCGCGTATTTAGGGTCGCGGTCGTCACGGGAACGTATGAGCGATACGCCCGCGCGGAACGTCCTGTTCGTCGTCATGGACACGGTCCGCAAGGACCACCTCTCGGTCTACGACGACGAACGCGAGACGACGCCCGGACTCGAAACGTTCGCCGAGGAGGCCGCCGTCTACGACCAGGCGGTCGCCCCGGCCCCGTGGACGCTTCCTTCCCACGCCTCGATGTTCACCGGGCGCTATCCCGGCGAGCACAACGCGACCCAGGAGAACCCCTATCTCGAAGGCCACCCGACGCTCGCCCAGTCGCTCACCGACCACCGGAGCTCGTGTTACTCCTCGAACGCCTGGATCACGCCCTACACCCATCTCACCGACGGGTTCGATAGCCAGGACAACTTCTTCGAGGTGATGCCCGGCGACCTGCTCTCGGGACCGCTCGCGCGCGTCTGGAAGACGATGAACGACAACGAACGCCTCCGGCAGGCCGCCGACTGGCTCGTCAACCTCGGCAACGAGATCCACGAGTTCCTCGCGAGCGGCGAGGGAGCGGACTCGAAGACGCCCGCCGTCATCGACCGCACCATCGAGTTCATCGACGACACCGACGAGCCCTACTTCTCGTTCATCAACCTGATGGACGCGCACCTCCCCTACCACCCGCCCGAGGAGCACAAGGAGCTGTTCGCACCCGGTGTGGACTCGACGCAGGTCTGTCAGAACTCGAAGGAGTACAACAGCGGGGCACGCGACATCAGCGAGGCCGAGTGGAACTCGATCCGCGGGCTCTACGACGCCGAGATCCACCACGTCGACGCCCAGCTCCACCGGCTGTTCGAGTGGATGCGCGCCAACGACGAGTGGGACGATACCCTGGTGATCGTCTGTGCCGACCACGGCGAGCTCCACGGCGAGCATGGACTGTACGGTCACGAGTTCGCGGTCTACGACCCGATCGTCAACGTCCCGCTCATGGTCAAACACCCCAACCTCGACCCGGGCCGGCGCGACGAACAGGTCGAACTCGCCGACCTCTACCACACGGTGCTCGATCACGCCGACGCGCGCGGCAAGGGGCTCCCGCTCGACTGCGACCGATCGCTGCTCTCGGAGAGCTACCGCGAGTTCGCCGGCGGCGAGAACGCTTTCGTCGAGTACCACCGGCCGGTCGTGGAGCTCAACCAACTCGAGAACAAGGCGAGCGCCGCCGGTATCGAGATCGACGAGAATTCACGGTTTTACTCGCGGATGCGCGCGGCGCGCCGGCCCGACGGGAAATACATCCACAACGAGCGCATCGCCGACGAGGCCTACCGGCTCGACAGCGATCCCGATGAACTCGCGGATCGTACCGGCGACGAGGACCCGGTCATCGCCGAGCTCGAAAGCGCCCTCTCCGCATTCGAGCACGATCGCGACGACTGGGGAAGCGTTGAGGGCGAGGAAGTGCTCTCGGAGATGGGCGACGACGCCAAACAGCGCCTCGAAGATTTGGGCTATATCGACTGACTCTCACCGATCTCCACCGCCCGCTCAGTCGCCACGCTCGCGCGCACGAACGAGTGCGGCGAGCGTCCGGTTCACCGGCACTCGATCGTCGGCACGATCGACGACGGCACCGTTGATCGCGTCGATCTCGGTTTTCGTCCCTGCTTCGACGTCCTGTGCCATCGACGAAGTGTTTCTCGCGGTCGCTTCGACCACCGATTCGAGCGCCGCGACCGCCTCGCTCTCCGCGAGATTGACGCCCTGCTCCCGGGCGACGCGAGCGACTTCGCAGGCGGCCTCGCTGGCGATGTCCTGAAGCGGGCCATCGGCGAGCGCACCGTTTTCGACCCCGGCGAGCGCGGTCGTCGGGTTGATGCCGGCGTTGACGGCGAGCTTTCGCCAGAGGCGCTTCGGCATCCCATCGTCGTGTACGGCGTCGATATCCGCCGATCGGAGCGCCTCGACCGCGCGCTCCGCAGCCGCCGAGGGACCGCCGTCGGGCGTACCGAGCGCGATCTCGCCGATGCCGGTACACTCGACCCGTCCGGCGGCGGGGCGTCGCGCGCCGTAAGTGCAGGTGCCGGCGAGCACGGTGTCGAGCTGCGCGGCGAGCGCCTCCTCGTTGCCGAGGCCGTTCTGGAGCGAGCAGGTTATCTCTGGGTTACAGTCAGCGAGCGCGTGCCCGGCAGCGGGCGTATCGAACGATTTCACCGTGACGAGCGCGAGATCGGCCCGCTCGGGGACCATCGTCCGGGCCTCGGGCTGGGTCGTGAACTCGACGGCTCCCTCGACGGCGAGCCCCGATTCGCGGATCGCCGCGATGTGGGGGTCGCGCCCGACCAGCGTCACGCGATGCTCGCGCGCGCAGAGCCCGCCGACGAGGCTGCCGAGACTCCCCGCGCCGAAAACCAGGATCTCCACGTCAGTCTTCGGTCCAGTAGTACAGTTCTTCCTTCGCTGCGTCGCACGAGGGACAGCTGTCGGGGAGGCCGCCCTTGAGATCTCCCATCTCGCCGCACTCGCCACAGCGCCACATCAGCTCGGCCTCGCCGAGCACGTGACCCGCCCGCTCGTGTTCGACAGAGAGCGATTCGACGCCCTCGCGGGTCGTGATGAAGAAACCGTCCGTGTCGAACCCACGAACGGTCCCGAGCTTCGCGCCGTCTTCGGTGTAGACGGTCGTTCCGACCCCGACCGTTGGGCTCTCCTGACTCATAGCGGTCGTTCGTCGTCGATCGACATAAATTCCACCGGCCGATCACCCTCGATCGACTACCCGGAGCGCTCGCTCTCGCCGAACAGCTCCACGAGCACGGCCGCCCGCTCGTCGCTTGGCTCCTGGTTGCCCTCCTCCCACGCTCTGATCGCGGTCGCCGTGGTGTCGAGGTGGGCCGCCAGCTCCGTCGGATTGAGGCCGCGTGCCTGCCGACGGGAACGGAGCTCTGCGCCGAGCGGCGGGTTATGCGTCGTCATGATCGAGGAGTCGTCGCCCGACGGCCATCAACTGCTCGCGTTCGTCGGGCCGGAACTCGTACCGTTCGGGCTTGGCGACCCCGATCGTCCCTTCGACCCTGTCGTCGGCCCCGAAGATCGGCGCGGCCAGCGATCCCTCCATCCCGGTCGCCCGTGCGCCCTCCTCGGCGACGCCCGAGTCGTCGGTCTGGAGGTTGCAGACGTCGACCGGTTCGGCGCGCTCGGCGGCCAGCCCGGCCATCCCCTTGCCGATCGGGATCCGCTCGATCCGCGAGAGCACGGACTCCGGAATGTCGACCGACGCGACGAGCGTCAGTTCGTCGCCGTCCCGCCGATGGAGCGTCCCCGACGTACAGTCGAACGTCTCGACCGTCTCACGGAGGATTTCCGTCGTTTCCTCGCTGGGGTCCGATTCGATCGTCGAGGATGTGCGTTCGTCGCTCATCTTTCGCCGTTCCTACCGCCGCCGGCCGGTTAACGCTGCGGAACTCACGACGCCCGTCCGTACGCACTCCTGGCACCACCGTTTTCACATGAAGTCGGCGATACCGCCCTGGCACCACCGTTTTCACATGAAGTCGGCGATACCGCTCTGCTTGTTTTTGTCGTTCTCGAACACGCTCTCCAGTGTGCGTTCGAGCACTTCGAGGCGCTGTTTCGTGTAGTCGCGAGTGCCGTACTCCTCGGCGACGCGGGTGGCGGTGCCGATGTACTTCTTCACCGACCCCTCGTGTACTGTGAGATTTACATCGCCGCCACACTCCCGACAGTTGCCCGTGAGCGGCATCCGACGATACTTGGTCCCGCAGTCGAGACAGCGTGTCTCCTGCCGGGAGAAGGCTCTGAGGTTGCCGATGAGATCGGGCAGGAAGTGATATTCGATGATGCGCTCGGCGACGTCGGTCTCGTCGACCGCGCGGAGCTTCCGGGCGAGTTCGAGCTGGGCGTCCATCTTCTCGGTCATCGAGCCCAAAGTTTTGTACG belongs to Halococcus qingdaonensis and includes:
- the hisA gene encoding 1-(5-phosphoribosyl)-5-[(5-phosphoribosylamino)methylideneamino]imidazole-4-carboxamide isomerase, producing the protein MFEGFEVIPAVDVQDGQVVQLVGGERGSETAYGDPVEAAERWVAAGARTLHLVDLDGAFEGERENARAIERIVEAVDVPVQLGGGIRTAADARSLLDSGVERVILGTAAVENPDLVDEINETHPGRVLVSLDASGGEVVVAGWTEGTGMDPAEAAVEYAERGAGGILFTDVDVEGRLEGVEAERVRRIAEAVSIPVVASGGVGTIDDIRTLRGAGADAVVVGSALYEGRFTLADARAALDE
- a CDS encoding inorganic phosphate transporter, whose translation is MTLSVLFVVGLGVAVFVGFNVGGSNIGVAFGPAAGASAVSKTGAAALMTLSFFLGGWTVGRGVVRTMGGRIVPSSHFTPETSVVVLFFIGFALFLANVVGVPASTSMTGVGSIAGLGLASEALDWATMTEILTWWLVSPIVAFWVSAVVGRYFYSRLASALAINQTEGSLFALDRRGLLPRPRLGANTTRREAVGTLLVIVVACYTAFSAGTSNAANAIAPLVGAGTLAIEPGLLLVGVAVGLGAFTIGRRTIATMGEGLTEMPLLAALVVAVVSSTLVTILSWFDIPVSVVIIATMSIVGLGWGRATRTVGERTDPLATGGTSVSEAVVADEDLRDPGATDEAAELFEPATTAKVIALQNLVPAISTIAAYLVFRFLTVF
- the fer gene encoding ferredoxin Fer → MPTVEYVNYEVFDDQGWEIEDEDLFEKAADAGLGEEDYGTIDVNESEYILEAAEAQGYDWPFSCRAGACANCAAIVKEGEIDMDMQQILSNEEVEDRNVRLTCIGSPAADEVKIVYNAKHLDYLQNRVI
- a CDS encoding SDR family NAD(P)-dependent oxidoreductase — translated: MTRTAVIAGVGPGLGASIARKFVAEGCAVGLFARSAAFIEELADELNENGEALAVQTDITDAEQVAAGFAEVREAFGAVDVLVNHASGGAWKGLLDLSDEEFEQALAVGPQGSFHCSQEAVSDMLDNDGGTVIFTGATSSVRGNESALAFSAGKFAVRGMAESMARDLGPQGIHVAHVIIDGGIRPPDRDIENPDDYLDPDAIATNYWQLVEQDESAWTLEFDLRPHTETF
- a CDS encoding aminopeptidase, whose translation is MDPRVREHAQLIADAVDLAAGDEFLIKSEPPADDLVTALYEVAGERGAHPLAIRTNRSGRAMRAYLNAADESGVEFETPAHQRALVEAADCHAIIRGHENVTELGDVDPDVNSAYEKAHGPILEERLGHRWTLTQHPTTANAQLAEMSIEAYENFVYDAILKDWDEQAEFQAQLVEILDDAEEVRIVSGETTDVTMSIAGNNAINDTDSHNLPGGEVFTAPIPDSVSGEVHFDKPVYRRGREITDVRLTFEEGEVISHEAEKNEDLLTTILDTDAGARRLGELGIGMNRDIDHFSYNMLFDEKMGDTVHMAVGRAYDDNVGEGNEQNQSAQHVDMIVDMSDDSRIEVDGEVVQRDGTFRFEDGFEA
- a CDS encoding DUF5783 family protein — protein: MTEFSPEQFEDKYANYFPELQTAYRNAFESMSERYDSELIHAIDQQVLNESEPFYEEDDGFRIELPENPYDRLTAIVVDEEKFEGVLAAYVETLEAELRDVFDLDAGSPKV
- a CDS encoding NifU family protein — protein: MSTESQSSDDDLREEISNFLRRNFPQIQMHGGSAAIQELDRESGEVTVSLGGACSGCGISPMTIQAIKSRMVKEIPEINQVHANTGMGGGGMGDGGFGGGGMSPSFPGETTDDDEGPEAPF
- a CDS encoding cation:proton antiporter, producing MLAQTVAATEVNLLVVFMIAAGVGVFVAKIGRFPYTIALLLAGFGISIIQALTGIQLFDIQLSHDLILLVLLPPLLFEGAATTDLESFRNNLVTILVLAVPGLILAVLVLGLVGQFAFGFPLLVSLLFAAMILPTDPVSVLALFDELGAPERLSTLVEGESLLNDGVGVVVFTALLALVQEARRTGTPISELLTLREIGSTGLDILVTSFGGMVVGLLAGYAVYRVMVNLDEHMTEIVLTLILTYGSFLLAEHYLHVSGVIATVVAGLFIGNRGVEYAMSPQTKLSIFNTLETAAFIVNTFIFVAIGATTPIRRLGEFAVPIAIAIVLVILARAVVVYPLTGLVNRFSSTEVPFDYQHVMVWGGLHGSIPIALVLGLPPGFELGTQLRAMVFGVAAFSLVVQGLTMPRLLNGLGIVTRSADQQLYELLSGRERATDAALDAADRLHSRGDIPADVYEDFTTEYEEERDDLREAISQLMRENPDLRREELLIGERRLLQREKSAVQDAIQNGVISGDIGDRLLEEVDLKLDRVDDGRSTVDETEEAYEEFWRTQAAEFGLDIEPKGGGADD
- a CDS encoding sulfatase-like hydrolase/transferase gives rise to the protein MSDTPARNVLFVVMDTVRKDHLSVYDDERETTPGLETFAEEAAVYDQAVAPAPWTLPSHASMFTGRYPGEHNATQENPYLEGHPTLAQSLTDHRSSCYSSNAWITPYTHLTDGFDSQDNFFEVMPGDLLSGPLARVWKTMNDNERLRQAADWLVNLGNEIHEFLASGEGADSKTPAVIDRTIEFIDDTDEPYFSFINLMDAHLPYHPPEEHKELFAPGVDSTQVCQNSKEYNSGARDISEAEWNSIRGLYDAEIHHVDAQLHRLFEWMRANDEWDDTLVIVCADHGELHGEHGLYGHEFAVYDPIVNVPLMVKHPNLDPGRRDEQVELADLYHTVLDHADARGKGLPLDCDRSLLSESYREFAGGENAFVEYHRPVVELNQLENKASAAGIEIDENSRFYSRMRAARRPDGKYIHNERIADEAYRLDSDPDELADRTGDEDPVIAELESALSAFEHDRDDWGSVEGEEVLSEMGDDAKQRLEDLGYID
- a CDS encoding ketopantoate reductase family protein, yielding MEILVFGAGSLGSLVGGLCAREHRVTLVGRDPHIAAIRESGLAVEGAVEFTTQPEARTMVPERADLALVTVKSFDTPAAGHALADCNPEITCSLQNGLGNEEALAAQLDTVLAGTCTYGARRPAAGRVECTGIGEIALGTPDGGPSAAAERAVEALRSADIDAVHDDGMPKRLWRKLAVNAGINPTTALAGVENGALADGPLQDIASEAACEVARVAREQGVNLAESEAVAALESVVEATARNTSSMAQDVEAGTKTEIDAINGAVVDRADDRVPVNRTLAALVRARERGD
- a CDS encoding DUF7130 family rubredoxin-like protein, with the translated sequence MSQESPTVGVGTTVYTEDGAKLGTVRGFDTDGFFITTREGVESLSVEHERAGHVLGEAELMWRCGECGEMGDLKGGLPDSCPSCDAAKEELYYWTED
- a CDS encoding helix-turn-helix domain-containing protein yields the protein MTTHNPPLGAELRSRRQARGLNPTELAAHLDTTATAIRAWEEGNQEPSDERAAVLVELFGESERSG
- a CDS encoding GAF domain-containing protein, whose translation is MSDERTSSTIESDPSEETTEILRETVETFDCTSGTLHRRDGDELTLVASVDIPESVLSRIERIPIGKGMAGLAAERAEPVDVCNLQTDDSGVAEEGARATGMEGSLAAPIFGADDRVEGTIGVAKPERYEFRPDEREQLMAVGRRLLDHDDA